A portion of the Dissulfuribacter thermophilus genome contains these proteins:
- a CDS encoding flagellar basal body-associated FliL family protein encodes MAKEKKGKEQAEGTEKKKKPLLLFIIIGVVVLLLCGAGAYFFLFSGPSDQEIAQEIQQEQQQGESSQPVKQSSPEIGVMFSMDPFVVNLADPKARHFVKATITLELVNDEVKDKADKLLPRIRNDIILLLSSQTLEDVITMEGKIRLRDEIMARVSRILGKDAVKNVYFAQFVVQ; translated from the coding sequence ATGGCAAAGGAAAAAAAAGGCAAAGAGCAGGCTGAAGGGACAGAAAAGAAGAAGAAGCCTCTGCTTCTTTTCATTATTATAGGGGTGGTAGTGTTGTTGTTGTGCGGTGCAGGAGCATATTTTTTCCTCTTTTCAGGACCTAGTGATCAAGAGATTGCCCAGGAGATACAGCAAGAGCAACAACAAGGGGAAAGCTCTCAACCAGTAAAACAAAGTTCCCCTGAAATAGGTGTGATGTTCTCTATGGATCCTTTTGTGGTAAATCTTGCAGATCCTAAGGCAAGGCATTTTGTGAAGGCCACCATTACTCTTGAGTTGGTAAACGATGAAGTCAAAGATAAAGCAGATAAATTGCTTCCAAGGATTCGAAATGACATAATATTACTGCTAAGTAGTCAAACCCTTGAAGACGTAATTACCATGGAAGGTAAGATAAGGCTAAGGGATGAAATTATGGCAAGAGTTAGCAGGATCCTTGGAAAGGATGCCGTAAAAAATGTTTACTTTGCCCAGTTTGTTGTCCAGTAA
- the rfaE2 gene encoding D-glycero-beta-D-manno-heptose 1-phosphate adenylyltransferase has product MESKTFKVALIQHDPEGKDPIEECNRVEEKIRNLSGKIPDLVVLPELWSTGPLKEHSLSLADCTSQILFRLETLATRYSFSILGGLAEKDELRSAETIYNSAFFITPGQKPRCYRKINLFPPFEEDKLFKSGEEPVAMWQNFDGVEVGIGPIICYDLRFPDLSREYSLLGCSIIVCMALWPKERIEHFSTLIRARAIENQCFVIGVNASGQLHGIEFGGSSLVVAPDGRVIAQAGTDPEEIVCEIDLTLVEGVRKKFFTARPPTWHQCSSSKVLDLPTLVKIVQRRKATGQKCVFTNGCFDILHAGHVAYLEEARRAGDFLVVGMNTDESIRSIKGPFRPVNPEAMRASVLAGLEAVDYVVLFDEPTPINVIKAIVPDCLIKGEDWREDEIVGANFVKAHGGVVKRIPFVHDVSTTKIIGKILRSQT; this is encoded by the coding sequence ATGGAATCTAAAACTTTTAAGGTAGCCTTAATTCAACATGATCCTGAGGGTAAAGATCCTATAGAAGAATGTAATAGAGTAGAAGAAAAGATTCGCAATCTCTCAGGCAAGATTCCTGATCTTGTAGTGCTTCCTGAGCTATGGAGTACAGGCCCACTCAAAGAACATAGCCTTAGTCTTGCAGATTGCACTTCTCAAATCCTGTTTAGACTGGAGACGCTTGCCACTCGGTATTCCTTTTCAATTTTAGGTGGGCTTGCTGAAAAGGATGAGTTGAGATCGGCAGAGACAATTTATAATAGCGCCTTTTTTATAACTCCTGGCCAGAAACCCAGGTGCTATCGAAAGATCAACCTGTTTCCACCTTTTGAAGAGGACAAGTTGTTTAAATCAGGAGAAGAGCCTGTTGCCATGTGGCAGAATTTTGACGGTGTCGAGGTGGGGATAGGTCCAATTATCTGTTATGATTTAAGGTTTCCTGATCTTTCCAGGGAATACAGTCTACTTGGCTGTTCCATTATTGTATGCATGGCGCTTTGGCCCAAGGAGAGAATCGAACATTTCTCTACCTTAATTAGGGCCAGGGCCATTGAAAATCAGTGCTTTGTAATAGGAGTCAATGCATCAGGACAGCTCCATGGCATTGAGTTTGGTGGAAGTTCACTTGTCGTTGCCCCTGATGGTAGAGTAATTGCCCAAGCAGGTACTGACCCAGAGGAGATCGTATGTGAAATAGATCTAACTCTAGTAGAAGGTGTCAGAAAGAAATTTTTTACAGCTCGTCCACCAACCTGGCATCAATGTTCTTCAAGCAAGGTGCTAGATCTTCCTACGCTTGTGAAGATTGTTCAACGGCGTAAGGCCACAGGGCAAAAATGCGTATTTACAAATGGCTGTTTTGATATCCTTCATGCAGGTCATGTAGCCTACCTTGAAGAGGCCCGTAGGGCTGGAGACTTTCTTGTAGTGGGAATGAATACTGATGAGTCTATAAGGTCCATTAAAGGGCCATTTAGGCCTGTAAATCCAGAGGCAATGAGGGCATCTGTCCTTGCTGGACTAGAGGCAGTGGACTATGTGGTGCTATTCGATGAGCCAACGCCCATTAATGTCATCAAGGCAATTGTCCCTGACTGTCTGATAAAGGGCGAAGACTGGCGTGAGGATGAGATAGTAGGGGCCAATTTTGTCAAGGCACATGGGGGAGTAGTAAAAAGGATTCCTTTTGTCCATGATGTTTCCACCACTAAAATCATTGGCAAGATACTGAGGAGCCAGACTTAA